From a region of the Roseivirga sp. 4D4 genome:
- the rplF gene encoding 50S ribosomal protein L6, whose product MSRIGNKPVNLPEGVTLDVSAENVVTVKGPKGELSQEVNPDIKVSINEGVVNVERPTEQKRHKALHGLYRSLINNMVEGVSAGFTKELELVGVGYKAAVANNVLELNLGYSHNIYMSVPTEVQAAAKMEKGKNPIVTLTSADKELIGQVAAKLRSLRKIEPYKGKGIRFVGEQIRRKAGKTAAK is encoded by the coding sequence ATGTCACGAATTGGTAATAAACCGGTAAATCTTCCTGAGGGTGTAACTTTAGATGTTTCTGCTGAAAATGTAGTAACTGTAAAAGGACCAAAAGGAGAATTAAGCCAAGAGGTTAATCCTGATATCAAGGTTTCAATCAACGAAGGTGTTGTTAATGTAGAGAGACCAACAGAGCAAAAAAGACATAAAGCGCTTCATGGTCTGTATCGTTCTCTTATCAATAACATGGTAGAAGGTGTTAGTGCTGGCTTTACTAAAGAGTTAGAACTAGTAGGTGTAGGTTATAAAGCGGCTGTTGCAAACAACGTTTTAGAGCTAAACTTAGGTTACTCACATAACATCTACATGTCTGTGCCTACTGAAGTTCAGGCTGCTGCTAAAATGGAAAAGGGTAAAAACCCTATCGTAACCCTTACAAGTGCTGATAAAGAATTGATCGGTCAGGTTGCGGCAAAATTGAGATCACTGAGAAAGATCGAGCCTTATAAAGGAAAAGGTATCAGATTTGTTGGTGAGCAAATTAGAAGGAAAGCTGGTAAAACTGCTGCTAAATAA
- the rpsS gene encoding 30S ribosomal protein S19, producing MARSLKKGPYIDFRLENKVDAMNDSGKKSVIKTWSRRSMISPEFVGHTFAVHNGNKFIPVFVTENMVGHKFGEFAPTRNFRGHIAKKDKRR from the coding sequence ATGGCACGTTCATTAAAAAAAGGACCTTATATCGATTTCAGACTTGAAAATAAAGTCGATGCCATGAATGACTCTGGCAAGAAATCAGTGATCAAAACATGGTCCAGAAGATCGATGATCTCACCTGAATTTGTTGGTCATACCTTCGCTGTACACAACGGAAACAAATTCATTCCTGTCTTTGTCACTGAAAATATGGTAGGTCACAAATTCGGAGAATTTGCACCAACTAGAAACTTCAGAGGTCACATTGCTAAAAAAGATAAGAGAAGATAA
- the rplB gene encoding 50S ribosomal protein L2 has protein sequence MGVKKLRPMTPGTRGRVAPDFADVTTATPEKSLLAPLKRSGGRNNSGKMTMRYMGGGHKRKLRIVDFKREKFDVPATVKSVEYDPSRSARVALLFYADGEKRYIIAPNGLQVGQTVVSGENVAPEVGNALPLASIPLGTIVHNVEFKPGKGAALARSAGSYVQLVAREGKYATMKLPSGEMRNVLVTCMATIGSVGNAEHMNVRLGKAGRKRWLGRRPRVRGVVMNPVDHPMGGGEGKSSGGHPRSRNGIYAKGQKTRTPQKYSNKLIIGKKKK, from the coding sequence ATGGGCGTTAAGAAACTAAGACCAATGACACCGGGAACAAGGGGCAGAGTAGCTCCTGATTTCGCAGATGTAACTACGGCAACTCCTGAGAAGTCGTTGTTAGCTCCTCTGAAAAGATCTGGTGGTAGAAATAACAGCGGTAAAATGACCATGCGCTACATGGGTGGCGGTCATAAAAGGAAGTTGAGAATTGTCGACTTCAAAAGAGAAAAATTTGATGTACCGGCAACGGTAAAGAGTGTTGAGTACGATCCGTCAAGATCAGCAAGAGTAGCTTTATTGTTCTACGCTGATGGAGAGAAAAGATACATCATTGCTCCTAATGGTTTACAAGTTGGACAGACTGTAGTGTCTGGAGAGAATGTAGCACCAGAAGTGGGTAATGCTTTACCTCTAGCTAGTATTCCATTGGGTACAATCGTACACAATGTGGAATTCAAGCCAGGTAAAGGTGCAGCTTTAGCAAGAAGTGCAGGTTCTTATGTGCAGCTTGTTGCAAGAGAAGGTAAGTACGCCACTATGAAATTGCCTTCTGGCGAAATGAGAAACGTACTTGTTACTTGTATGGCTACTATCGGTTCTGTTGGTAATGCTGAGCACATGAATGTGAGACTCGGTAAGGCTGGCCGTAAGAGATGGTTAGGTAGAAGACCAAGAGTAAGAGGTGTTGTGATGAACCCTGTCGATCACCCAATGGGCGGTGGAGAAGGTAAATCTTCTGGAGGTCACCCAAGATCTAGAAATGGTATTTATGCCAAAGGTCAGAAGACACGTACTCCTCAGAAGTACTCGAACAAATTGATAATTGGTAAAAAGAAGAAATAA
- the rplV gene encoding 50S ribosomal protein L22: MEAIAKLNNVPTSPRKMRMVADMIRGQQVNRALNMLKFEAKEGAARLEKLLLSAIANWQAKNEDERLEDADLYVKEIRVDGGRMLKRLRPAPQGRAHRIRKRSNHVTIVIASKNDADVTAEVVEEVNNETDK; this comes from the coding sequence ATGGAAGCAATAGCAAAACTAAATAATGTACCTACCTCTCCTCGTAAGATGAGAATGGTTGCTGATATGATCAGAGGCCAGCAGGTAAACAGAGCATTGAACATGTTAAAGTTCGAAGCTAAAGAAGGTGCTGCAAGACTTGAGAAATTGTTGCTTTCTGCTATTGCGAACTGGCAAGCTAAAAACGAAGATGAAAGACTAGAAGATGCAGATCTTTATGTCAAAGAAATCAGAGTTGATGGTGGCCGTATGCTGAAGAGATTGAGACCTGCTCCACAGGGTAGAGCTCATAGAATCAGAAAGAGATCTAATCATGTGACTATTGTCATCGCTTCTAAGAACGATGCTGACGTCACCGCTGAAGTAGTTGAAGAAGTAAATAACGAAACTGATAAATAA
- the rpsJ gene encoding 30S ribosomal protein S10, whose protein sequence is MTQKIRIKLKSYDHNLVDKSSEKIVRAVKTTGAVVSGPIPLPTVKEKFTVLKSPHVNKKAREQFQLCTYKRLVDIYSSSAKTVDALMKLELPSGVDVEIKV, encoded by the coding sequence ATGACACAGAAGATTAGAATTAAATTAAAGTCATACGATCACAACTTGGTGGATAAGTCATCAGAGAAAATTGTGAGAGCAGTAAAAACTACTGGAGCTGTAGTGAGTGGTCCTATTCCATTACCAACAGTAAAAGAGAAATTTACAGTATTGAAATCTCCACACGTGAACAAAAAAGCTCGTGAGCAATTCCAGCTTTGCACATACAAAAGATTAGTAGATATCTACTCTTCAAGTGCTAAGACTGTTGATGCTTTGATGAAGCTTGAATTACCTTCAGGTGTTGATGTAGAGATCAAGGTTTAA
- the rplW gene encoding 50S ribosomal protein L23, with protein sequence MSILKKPLVTEKVSELNESGKYGFIVDENANKVEIKKAVEDMYGVTVEDVNTMRYQGKMKSRYTKSRIISGRKNSFKKAIVTVADGEVIDFYSGI encoded by the coding sequence ATGAGTATTTTAAAGAAGCCTTTAGTAACGGAGAAAGTATCAGAGCTTAATGAGAGCGGCAAGTACGGTTTCATCGTTGATGAAAACGCTAACAAAGTCGAAATCAAGAAAGCAGTAGAAGATATGTATGGTGTTACAGTAGAAGATGTGAACACTATGAGGTATCAAGGCAAAATGAAGTCTAGATACACTAAGTCCAGAATCATTTCAGGAAGAAAGAATTCGTTTAAGAAAGCCATCGTAACTGTTGCTGATGGTGAAGTAATTGACTTTTACAGCGGCATTTAA
- the rplP gene encoding 50S ribosomal protein L16 gives MLQPKRTKFRKMQKGRVRGIAQRGHTLSFGTFGIKSLEPGWITSRQIEAARIAMTRAMKREGQVWIRIFPDKPVTKKPAEVRMGKGKGAPDYWVACVKPGTILFESSGVNVELAKESLRLAAQKLPISTKFVVRRDYVG, from the coding sequence ATGTTACAGCCGAAGAGAACTAAGTTTAGAAAGATGCAAAAGGGCCGTGTGCGTGGTATCGCACAAAGAGGTCACACTTTGTCTTTTGGAACATTTGGTATTAAGTCGCTTGAGCCAGGTTGGATCACAAGCCGCCAGATTGAAGCTGCTCGTATCGCCATGACAAGAGCGATGAAGAGAGAAGGTCAAGTTTGGATCAGAATTTTTCCAGACAAGCCTGTTACTAAGAAACCTGCTGAAGTAAGGATGGGTAAGGGTAAAGGTGCACCTGATTATTGGGTAGCATGTGTTAAGCCTGGAACCATACTTTTTGAGTCTTCAGGAGTAAATGTTGAATTAGCGAAGGAATCTTTGAGGCTTGCGGCCCAAAAACTTCCAATCTCAACAAAGTTTGTTGTTCGTAGAGATTACGTAGGATAG
- the rplX gene encoding 50S ribosomal protein L24: MATSTVKLHVRKGDTVKVISGNSKGKTGKVLEVHPAKYRAIVEGVNVVSKHIKPSASNPNGGIDKTEASIHLSNLMVVDPSSGEASRVGRKADDNGKLVRYAKKSGEVIKNG, encoded by the coding sequence ATGGCTACATCAACAGTAAAGCTTCACGTGAGAAAAGGAGACACCGTAAAAGTGATCTCTGGAAACTCTAAAGGCAAAACAGGCAAAGTACTAGAAGTACATCCTGCAAAATATAGAGCGATTGTAGAAGGTGTGAATGTTGTTTCTAAACACATTAAACCATCAGCAAGCAATCCAAATGGTGGCATCGATAAAACTGAGGCCTCTATTCATTTGTCAAATCTTATGGTGGTAGATCCTTCAAGTGGTGAAGCATCAAGAGTAGGTCGTAAGGCTGATGACAATGGTAAATTAGTTAGATACGCTAAAAAATCTGGGGAGGTAATTAAGAATGGCTAG
- the rplN gene encoding 50S ribosomal protein L14, protein MIRQESRLNVADNSGAKEVLCIRVLGGTKRKYASVGDMIVVSVKSAHSSSNLKKGTVSKAVVVRTKKEVRRKDGSYIRFEDNAAVLLTQNDEPRGTRMFGPVARELREKQFMKIVSLAPEVL, encoded by the coding sequence ATGATCAGGCAAGAATCAAGACTTAATGTAGCGGATAACAGTGGTGCCAAAGAGGTGCTTTGTATTCGTGTGCTAGGAGGTACAAAAAGAAAGTACGCTAGCGTAGGAGACATGATTGTAGTTTCTGTAAAATCAGCTCACTCTTCAAGTAACCTTAAAAAAGGTACTGTCTCTAAAGCAGTAGTAGTTAGAACCAAAAAAGAAGTAAGACGTAAGGACGGTTCTTACATCAGGTTCGAAGATAATGCTGCTGTATTGCTGACCCAGAACGATGAGCCGAGAGGTACTCGTATGTTCGGTCCAGTTGCAAGAGAATTGCGTGAAAAGCAATTCATGAAAATTGTTTCACTAGCTCCTGAAGTACTATAA
- the rplR gene encoding 50S ribosomal protein L18, translated as MAVRNSRLRIKQGIRAKISGTTQRPRISVFKSNAKIYAQIIDDQKGHTLVAASSAELGAKENTNVEMSKEVGKKLAEKAVANGITEVVFDRNGYIYHGKVKALAEGAREGGLKF; from the coding sequence ATGGCTGTTAGAAATAGTAGACTTAGAATCAAACAAGGTATCAGAGCAAAGATTTCTGGTACTACGCAAAGACCTAGAATCTCGGTATTCAAGAGTAATGCGAAAATATATGCCCAGATCATTGACGATCAGAAGGGACATACTTTAGTAGCAGCTTCATCTGCTGAGCTTGGTGCAAAAGAAAACACCAACGTGGAGATGTCTAAAGAAGTTGGAAAGAAATTGGCTGAAAAGGCAGTGGCGAATGGAATTACTGAGGTAGTATTCGATAGAAACGGATACATCTACCATGGTAAAGTGAAAGCTTTGGCTGAAGGAGCAAGAGAAGGCGGTCTTAAATTTTAA
- the rpsQ gene encoding 30S ribosomal protein S17, with translation METRNLRKERVGIVTSNKMDKTITVAVERREKHPIYGKFVKKTSKFAAHDEKNDCGIGDTVKIMETRPLSKNKRWRLIEVIERAK, from the coding sequence ATGGAGACTAGAAATCTTAGAAAAGAAAGAGTTGGGATTGTGACGAGTAACAAAATGGATAAAACCATTACTGTTGCTGTCGAAAGACGTGAGAAGCACCCGATTTATGGAAAGTTTGTTAAGAAAACTTCCAAGTTTGCCGCTCATGACGAGAAAAATGATTGTGGTATCGGAGATACTGTTAAGATCATGGAGACTCGTCCGCTGAGTAAGAATAAGCGTTGGAGACTAATTGAAGTTATTGAAAGGGCTAAGTAA
- the rpsN gene encoding 30S ribosomal protein S14 encodes MARAAVKARERKREKLVAKYAAKRARLKAEGDYIGLDKLPRNASPVRLHNRCKLTGRPKGYMRKFGISRVTFREMASAGKIPGVTKASW; translated from the coding sequence ATGGCTAGAGCAGCAGTAAAAGCTAGAGAAAGAAAGAGAGAAAAACTTGTAGCAAAGTATGCAGCTAAGCGTGCAAGACTTAAGGCTGAAGGTGATTACATAGGTTTAGATAAATTACCTAGAAACGCTTCTCCTGTAAGACTTCACAACAGATGTAAACTTACTGGACGTCCTAAAGGATACATGAGAAAATTCGGTATCTCTAGGGTTACTTTCAGAGAGATGGCTTCAGCTGGTAAAATACCAGGTGTGACCAAAGCAAGTTGGTAA
- the rpmC gene encoding 50S ribosomal protein L29 — MKNLEIAALSVEELQEKIGTEVESLQKLNFAHSISPIENPMKIRQAKKLIARLKTELRAKELAK, encoded by the coding sequence ATGAAGAATTTGGAAATAGCAGCCCTCTCTGTTGAGGAGCTACAGGAAAAAATCGGAACTGAGGTAGAAAGCCTTCAGAAATTGAATTTTGCTCACTCTATTTCTCCTATCGAAAATCCTATGAAGATCAGACAGGCGAAGAAATTGATCGCAAGATTGAAAACAGAATTAAGAGCTAAGGAATTAGCTAAATAA
- the rplC gene encoding 50S ribosomal protein L3, with protein MSGIIGKKVGMTSVYSADGRNVACTVIEAGPCVITQVKNEETDGYQAVQLAYGERKEKNTPNALKGHFKKANTTPKQKVVEFRDFREEFEGMVELGNQITVGDVFKEGDFVDAIGTSKGKGFQGVVKRHGFGGVGQATHGQHNRLRAPGSIGGASYPARVFKGTRMAGRMGNDRVTVINLEVMKVVPEKNLIVVSGSVPGAKNSIVVLEK; from the coding sequence ATGTCTGGAATTATCGGAAAAAAAGTCGGAATGACTAGCGTATACAGTGCCGATGGACGTAATGTCGCATGCACGGTGATAGAGGCTGGTCCTTGCGTAATAACGCAAGTAAAAAATGAGGAAACAGACGGATACCAAGCTGTTCAATTAGCTTATGGAGAGCGTAAGGAGAAAAATACTCCCAATGCGTTGAAAGGTCACTTCAAAAAGGCCAATACAACTCCAAAGCAAAAGGTAGTTGAGTTTCGAGATTTCCGTGAGGAATTTGAAGGAATGGTAGAGTTGGGTAACCAAATTACTGTCGGAGATGTGTTCAAAGAAGGTGATTTTGTTGATGCTATCGGTACTTCAAAAGGTAAGGGATTTCAGGGTGTAGTTAAAAGACATGGCTTCGGTGGTGTTGGACAGGCTACGCACGGTCAACACAATAGGTTGAGAGCTCCTGGTTCTATCGGTGGTGCTTCATATCCTGCAAGAGTATTTAAAGGTACTCGCATGGCAGGTAGAATGGGTAACGATCGAGTAACAGTGATTAACCTTGAAGTAATGAAGGTTGTACCTGAGAAGAATCTTATTGTAGTGAGTGGGTCTGTACCTGGCGCTAAGAATTCAATCGTAGTACTAGAGAAATAA
- the rplE gene encoding 50S ribosomal protein L5, which produces MASPRLKEKYNAEIVPSLKEKFEYTSVMQVPKITKVVVNKGIGAAVADKKLVDIGVEELTTITGQRAVATVAKNSISNFKLREGMPIGARVTLRGDRMYEFIDRLLNIALPRVRDFRGVKDKGFDGRGNYTLGIKEQIIFPEISIDKVNKISGMDVTFVTTANTDEESYELLKAFGMPFAGGKKNND; this is translated from the coding sequence ATGGCTAGTCCGAGATTAAAAGAAAAATATAATGCAGAGATCGTTCCTTCTTTAAAAGAGAAGTTCGAGTACACCTCTGTAATGCAAGTGCCAAAGATCACTAAAGTAGTAGTGAATAAAGGTATTGGTGCGGCTGTAGCAGACAAGAAGTTGGTAGACATTGGAGTTGAAGAGCTTACGACTATTACTGGTCAGAGAGCTGTTGCTACTGTTGCTAAAAATTCAATCTCAAACTTTAAGTTGAGAGAAGGAATGCCAATTGGTGCAAGAGTTACATTGAGAGGCGATAGAATGTATGAATTCATCGATCGTCTTTTGAATATTGCACTTCCAAGGGTAAGAGACTTCAGAGGCGTTAAAGACAAAGGCTTTGACGGACGAGGTAACTACACTTTAGGTATCAAAGAGCAAATCATTTTCCCAGAGATCTCTATCGATAAGGTAAACAAGATTTCAGGAATGGATGTAACATTTGTTACGACTGCAAATACAGATGAAGAAAGCTACGAATTGTTGAAAGCATTCGGTATGCCTTTCGCAGGTGGTAAAAAAAATAACGACTAG
- the rpsC gene encoding 30S ribosomal protein S3 yields the protein MGQKVNPIGFRLGVVRGWDSNWYGGKDFPSKLVEDQEIRKYIDARIPKGGISKVIIERTIKRITITVHTARPGVVIGKGGQEVDRIKEELKKLTGKDVQINIFEIKRPELDAKLVGESIAQQLKARISYRRAMKQAIASAVRVGAQGIKIKCSGRLGGAEMARTEMYKDGRIPLHTLRADIDYAISEADTVYGKIGIKVWIFKGEVFGKRDLSPNVGASNQMGGDRDRRGGGARRPNRNKKK from the coding sequence ATGGGACAGAAAGTAAATCCTATTGGGTTCAGATTGGGTGTCGTAAGAGGTTGGGATTCCAACTGGTACGGTGGTAAAGACTTCCCAAGTAAATTGGTTGAAGATCAAGAGATCAGAAAGTACATCGATGCACGTATCCCAAAAGGTGGTATCTCTAAGGTAATCATCGAGCGTACTATTAAGAGAATTACCATCACTGTACACACTGCTAGACCAGGTGTTGTTATTGGTAAAGGTGGTCAGGAAGTTGATCGTATTAAAGAAGAGCTTAAAAAATTGACTGGCAAAGATGTTCAGATCAATATCTTCGAAATCAAACGTCCTGAACTAGACGCAAAGTTGGTTGGTGAGTCAATCGCTCAGCAACTAAAAGCAAGAATTTCATATAGAAGAGCCATGAAGCAAGCAATTGCTTCTGCAGTAAGAGTTGGAGCTCAGGGAATCAAAATCAAATGTTCTGGTAGATTAGGTGGTGCTGAAATGGCACGTACTGAAATGTACAAGGATGGAAGAATTCCTTTGCATACGCTAAGAGCTGATATCGATTATGCTATTTCTGAAGCAGATACTGTTTACGGAAAGATTGGTATCAAAGTATGGATCTTCAAAGGTGAGGTATTCGGTAAAAGGGACCTTTCTCCAAATGTGGGCGCCAGCAACCAAATGGGTGGCGACAGAGATAGAAGAGGCGGAGGAGCAAGAAGACCTAACAGAAATAAGAAGAAGTAA
- the rplD gene encoding 50S ribosomal protein L4, giving the protein MEIAVLKNSGEDTGRKVSLSDDIFAIEPNDHAIYLDVKQYLANQRQGTHKSKERAEISGSTRKIKKQKGTGTARAGSIKSPIFRGGGRVFGPRPRNYGFKLNKKLKALARKSALAYKAKDNNLMVLEDFSFDAPKTKDFVNVLNSLSVADKKTLFVVSNEDKNVAISGRNLQNTKVITADTLSTYDVLNADSLLISESSVEKIENLLK; this is encoded by the coding sequence ATGGAGATTGCAGTATTAAAAAATAGCGGAGAAGATACTGGTAGAAAGGTGAGCCTTTCTGATGATATCTTTGCGATCGAGCCAAACGATCACGCGATCTACCTAGATGTGAAGCAATACTTGGCTAACCAACGTCAGGGTACTCACAAGTCGAAGGAAAGAGCAGAGATCTCTGGTTCTACTAGAAAGATTAAGAAGCAAAAAGGAACTGGTACTGCCAGAGCTGGTAGTATTAAGTCACCAATTTTTAGAGGTGGAGGTCGTGTATTCGGTCCAAGACCAAGAAACTATGGTTTTAAGTTGAACAAGAAACTTAAGGCTTTAGCAAGAAAATCTGCTTTGGCTTATAAGGCCAAGGATAATAACCTAATGGTTTTGGAAGACTTCTCTTTTGATGCTCCTAAGACTAAGGATTTTGTAAATGTTTTGAATAGCCTTTCTGTTGCAGACAAGAAAACACTCTTTGTGGTTTCTAATGAAGACAAGAACGTAGCTATCTCAGGACGCAACTTGCAAAACACTAAGGTGATCACTGCTGACACATTAAGTACATATGATGTATTGAATGCAGACAGCTTGTTGATCAGCGAGAGTTCAGTTGAGAAAATTGAAAACCTACTAAAGTAA
- the rpsH gene encoding 30S ribosomal protein S8, with the protein MTDPIADYLTRLRNAISANHRVVEVPSSKVKKEITKVLHSKGFIQNFKFEENGPQGNIKIALKYNPSTKQPAIVKLERISKPGLRKYVGANDLPRVLNGLGIAIVSTSKGIMTDKEARTEHIGGEVLCHVY; encoded by the coding sequence ATGACTGATCCAATAGCAGATTATTTGACGCGACTAAGAAACGCCATCAGTGCGAATCACAGAGTAGTCGAAGTTCCCTCTTCGAAGGTGAAGAAGGAAATCACAAAGGTGCTTCATTCAAAAGGGTTCATCCAGAACTTTAAGTTTGAAGAGAATGGTCCTCAAGGCAACATCAAAATTGCTTTGAAGTACAACCCCTCTACTAAACAACCAGCAATCGTTAAGCTCGAAAGAATTAGCAAGCCTGGTCTAAGAAAGTATGTTGGTGCGAATGATTTACCAAGAGTATTAAATGGTCTTGGAATCGCTATCGTTTCTACTTCTAAAGGTATTATGACCGATAAGGAAGCAAGAACCGAGCATATTGGTGGTGAAGTTTTGTGTCACGTATACTAA
- the fusA gene encoding elongation factor G, giving the protein MARDLKLTRNIGIAAHIDAGKTTTTERILYYTGVSHKIGEVHDGAATMDWMEQEQERGITITSAATTVFWPYKDNEYHINIIDTPGHVDFTVEVNRSLRVLDGLVFLFSAVDGVEPQSETNWRLADNYKVARIGFVNKMDRAGADFLMVCGQVKEMLGTKAVPLQLPIGAEEGFRGVVDLVENKAIVWNEADQGMTFEEIEIPADMVDEVAEYREGLLEAIAEYDDSLLEKFFEDPDSITKDEILAALRQATINLDFVPMMCGSAFKNKGVQTLLDYVMELLPSPMDRESIIGTNPDTEEETSRKPSPDDPFAALAFKIATDPFVGRLCFVRSYSGMLDSGSYVYNTRTNKKERISRIFQMHANKQNAIDSLHAGDIAAVVGFKDIKTGDTLCDEKHKVVFESMDFPDPVIGYAIEPKTQADVDKLGMAIAKLVEEDPTLRVNTDEETGQTILRGMGELHLDIIMDRLKREFKVEVNQGAPQVAYKESINSLVDHKEVYKKQSGGKGKFADIVFELGPQDADHDKDGLQFENAITGGVIPREFIPAIEKGFASAMDNGPLAGYPLERMKVKLYHGSFHDVDSDSLSFEMAARLGFKEAARKANPKLMEPIMAVDVVTPDEYTGSITGDLNRRRGIMKGMDTKGTSTVVKADVPLSELFGYVTDLRTMSSGRATASLTFSHYEAVPNGIAEEVIKKAKGE; this is encoded by the coding sequence ATGGCAAGAGATTTAAAATTGACTCGGAACATCGGTATTGCTGCGCATATCGATGCTGGTAAAACTACTACCACCGAGCGTATACTATATTACACCGGTGTATCTCACAAAATTGGTGAAGTGCACGATGGTGCTGCTACAATGGACTGGATGGAGCAGGAGCAGGAAAGAGGTATTACAATTACTTCAGCTGCTACTACTGTTTTCTGGCCTTACAAAGACAATGAGTATCACATCAACATCATTGACACTCCCGGTCACGTTGACTTCACAGTAGAGGTGAACAGATCATTGAGAGTATTGGATGGTTTGGTGTTCTTGTTTTCAGCTGTAGACGGTGTTGAACCACAGTCTGAAACTAACTGGAGACTTGCGGATAACTACAAAGTAGCTCGTATCGGTTTTGTCAACAAAATGGACCGTGCAGGTGCTGACTTCCTTATGGTTTGTGGTCAGGTGAAAGAAATGCTTGGTACTAAAGCAGTGCCTTTGCAATTACCTATCGGTGCAGAAGAAGGATTCAGAGGAGTGGTTGACTTGGTAGAGAACAAAGCGATCGTTTGGAACGAAGCTGACCAAGGAATGACTTTCGAAGAAATCGAAATTCCTGCGGATATGGTCGATGAAGTTGCGGAATACAGAGAAGGTCTTTTAGAGGCAATCGCTGAATATGACGATTCATTATTGGAGAAATTCTTCGAAGATCCTGATTCAATTACTAAAGACGAGATTCTAGCAGCATTGAGACAAGCTACTATCAACTTGGATTTCGTTCCAATGATGTGTGGTTCTGCATTCAAAAATAAAGGTGTTCAAACGCTTCTTGACTACGTGATGGAATTGCTTCCTTCACCAATGGATAGAGAAAGCATTATCGGAACTAATCCAGATACTGAAGAAGAAACTTCTAGAAAGCCTTCTCCAGACGATCCATTCGCAGCGCTTGCATTTAAGATTGCTACTGACCCATTTGTAGGTCGTCTGTGCTTTGTAAGATCTTACTCAGGTATGCTTGATTCTGGTTCTTACGTATACAATACAAGAACAAATAAGAAAGAGCGTATCTCTAGAATCTTCCAGATGCACGCAAACAAGCAGAATGCTATTGATAGTCTTCATGCTGGTGATATTGCTGCAGTGGTAGGATTTAAGGATATCAAAACAGGAGATACCCTATGTGATGAGAAGCACAAAGTTGTTTTTGAATCAATGGACTTCCCTGATCCGGTAATTGGATACGCGATTGAGCCTAAAACTCAGGCGGATGTTGATAAACTAGGTATGGCAATCGCTAAACTAGTGGAAGAAGATCCTACCCTAAGAGTAAATACTGACGAAGAAACTGGACAAACTATCCTTAGAGGAATGGGTGAGCTTCACCTTGACATTATCATGGATCGTTTGAAGAGAGAATTCAAAGTAGAAGTGAATCAAGGAGCACCTCAGGTGGCTTATAAAGAATCTATCAACTCATTGGTTGATCACAAAGAGGTTTATAAGAAGCAGTCTGGTGGTAAGGGTAAGTTTGCGGATATCGTATTCGAACTAGGCCCTCAAGACGCAGATCACGATAAGGATGGATTGCAATTTGAAAACGCAATTACTGGTGGTGTGATTCCAAGAGAATTCATTCCAGCAATTGAAAAAGGTTTTGCTTCTGCCATGGATAATGGTCCACTAGCGGGATATCCTCTAGAGAGAATGAAGGTGAAGTTGTATCACGGATCTTTCCACGATGTGGATTCGGATTCACTATCTTTCGAAATGGCTGCTAGATTAGGTTTCAAAGAAGCTGCTAGAAAAGCCAACCCTAAATTGATGGAGCCAATTATGGCCGTTGATGTGGTAACTCCTGACGAGTACACTGGTAGTATTACTGGTGACTTGAACAGAAGAAGAGGTATCATGAAAGGTATGGATACAAAAGGTACTTCTACTGTTGTAAAAGCAGACGTGCCACTTTCAGAACTTTTCGGTTATGTAACTGATTTGAGAACAATGTCTTCTGGTAGAGCTACCGCTTCTTTGACATTCTCTCATTACGAAGCAGTACCGAACGGAATTGCCGAAGAGGTTATCAAAAAAGCAAAAGGAGAATAA